The Ascaphus truei isolate aAscTru1 chromosome 3, aAscTru1.hap1, whole genome shotgun sequence genome includes a region encoding these proteins:
- the LOC142490681 gene encoding uncharacterized protein LOC142490681, giving the protein MPAKRGKSDAGGSGSATRASTRRSERTVQGSDVAGAPSGVAGSGSAGAGSGSAVAGSGSAVAGSGSAVAGSAVAVSGSAVAVSGSVVAGSGSAVAGSGSAVARSGSAGARSGSAGARSGSAGAVSAAGGAVADGVDGGGVLAGGQLLEALPLEEGESSQHQPSSDPKPARKKRVEKPRNPRFNDQENTALVTGILEHYDSIYGHLLGRTSSASRKEMWDTIVIGVNACGNHVRDKRNCHKRFDDIRSKLKKKIQHQRVHATGTGGGPTPQRLILSPLEELLRAKLLPVVVEGLPGDCDIGIYPSQFPPVAPEGHVSPETEQVSSPGSASSTHLEEHDEEDFDDDDDDDDAAAAAIDTQIQASDHEEVPIETVLPPKRPANTTYDAIVASEGKIVEAENRRHSDLMTVLERMIALQEETVSQLAHLHRVFIEVPKQLQKINTSFEALVVQQTQANYWRMTNVPQFNTSQPGSVHAGQFSPHSSDIHSPGPNVTGQVADIAVQVPDDILPLPSVQIQQQTPTKEATKTKQDTHETDQPSLVQCLPTCSHVSVGTSPVREQSLPKSPVGESLAKSPVGESLPKSPVGESLPKSPVGESLPKSPPRQAQDDMNQRRVNDIKRDHFRMSIIHREFKRKCLQGLSRGLDIRVLKEHRQ; this is encoded by the exons atgcccgcaaagcgtgggaagagtgatgctggtgggagtgggagtgctactcgtgcgagtacgcgtcggagtgaacgtactgttcaggggagtgatgttgctggtgcaccgagtggtgttgctgggagtgggagtgctggtgctgggagtgggagtgctgttgctgggagtgggagtgctgttgctgggagtgggagtgctgttgctgggagtgctgttgctgtgagtgggagtgctgttgctgtgagtgggagtgttgttgctgggagtgggagtgctgttgctgggagtgggagtgctgttgctaggagtgggagtgctggtgctaggagtgggagtgctggtgctaggagtgggagtgctggtgctgtgagtgctgctggtggcgcagttgctgatggggtggatggtggtggcgtgcttgctggtgggcagcttttggaggctcttccattggaagaaggagagtccagtcagcaccagccaagctctgaccctaaacctgctcggaagaaacgtgtggagaagccacgtaatcctcgcttcaatgaccaggaaaatacagctcttgtcactggcattctggagcactatgacagtatatatggacatttactag ggcggacaagttcagcaagcagaaaagaaatgtgggacacaatagtcattggtgtcaatgcgtgtgggaatcatgtgagggacaagcggaattgtcacaagagatttgatgatattaggtccaaattgaaaaagaaaatacaacaccaacgcgtgcatgctactggcactggaggtggcccgacaccacaacgtctcatattaagtccattggaggagctgcttcgggcaaaattacttcccgtcgtcgtggaaggcttacctggtgactgtgatataggaatttacccctcacaatttccaccag ttgcccctgaaggacatgtgtcacctgagactgaacaagtgtcttcacctgggtcagccagctcaacacacctagaag aacatgatgaagaggattttgatgatgatgatgatgatgatgatgccgccgccgccgccatagacacacaaatacaagcaagtgaccatgaagaggttccaattgaaactgttttaccgccaaaacgtccagcaaataccacatatgatgcaattgtagcttctgagggaaaaattgtggaagcagaaaatcgtcgccattctgacctgatgacagtgctggaaaggatgattgcactgcaggaagaaacagtttcacaattggcacatctccacagagtcttcattgaagtgcctaaacagttgcaaaaaatcaacacctcattcgaagcattagttgttcagcaaacacaagctaattactggagaatgactaatgtaccacaattcaacacctcccagccaggatctgttcatgcaggtcagttttcaccacattcatctgatattcattcaccaggcccaaatgttaccggtcaagtagcagacattgctgtgcaggttcctgatgacatcctaccgctgccatctgtacaaattcagcagcagacacctacaaaggaggcgacaaaaacaaaacaagacacacatgaaacagaccaaccatcacttgtgcagtgtctaccaacttgctcacatgtgtcagtgggcacaagccctgtccgtgaacagtcactacccaaaagccctgtaggtgagtcactggccaaaagccctgtaggtgaatcgctgcccaaaagccctgtaggtgaatcgctgcccaaaagccctgtaggtgaatcgctgcccaaaagccct